The sequence below is a genomic window from Chryseobacterium foetidum.
ACTACGTGCTCCGATGCAGAATCAAACCGTTTATCCGAGAGCAAAAAATAATGGCAGACTTCCAATATGGAGAGCTGTGGGCGGAACTCCGCAGTCTGTTTTAAGTGCCGCAAAATTGGGAATGCCTTTAGTGGTCGCCATCATTGGAGGAATGCCGATTCAGTTTAAAAGCCTCATTGAATTTTACAGACAGGAATACCTGAAAGCCGGTCATCCTGAATCTGAAATGCAGATTGCCGTCCATTCTCACACTTTTGTAAGTGAAGATCAGAAGGTGATCGATGAATATTTTTACACTTACAAATCTCAGATGGACAGAATTGGTAAGTCCAGAGGCTGGGCACCTTTTTCAAAAATGCAGTACGAGGGTGGTAGAAGCGAAGATGGCGCATTGTTTATCGGAAATTCCAATCAGGTTGCCGACAAAATCAATTACATAAAAGAGATCTTCGGAATCACCAGATTCATAGGTCACATGGATGTTGGCGACCCAGCCGATGATGTAATGAGAAACTCGATTGAGCTTTTTGGAACTGAAATTTCAAAACAGGTAAGATAATCTATAGACTCTGCAGAATATTTTTCTGTGGAGTTTTTTTCTGTGAAAAGAGAATAATTGCCTGAAATCAATCTGTAAAACTCCCTGAATCAGGATTATTTTACTGCAAAATTATTCCCGTGCAACAGGTCATATAAAATAAAACAGAGCGGTTTTTTCAACCGCTCTGTACCTAAACCAAAACACAAATCATGAAAATGAATGTTGCTTTAAATATAAAATTATTTTACAATAATTTCTAAAAAATTTTAAATTTTCTTCAGCGATAATAAAAATGTGTTGCAGTAACTGCAAACGGCATTCTTACTACACCACCTCGATTAAACTTCCCCGTTCCTCATCCTTGGTAATATTCAGCGACACAGGAATTTTCTCCTTCAGTTCTTCGACGTGGGAAATGATTCCTACGATTCTGTTTTCCTTCTGCAGATTCATCAGGGTTTCAAATACGATATTCACCGATTCCAAATCCTGAGTTCCGAAGCCTTCGTCGATGAAAAAGAAATTCCTGTCTGACTTCGCATTCGCCTGAACACTTTCTGCCAAGGCCAAAGCCAGACTCAATGAAACCTGAAATGCCTGTCCGCCAGACAATGTTTTTACGCTTCGGCTGCGACCTTCGTTGAGATAATCAATAATTTCAAAATCATTGTTTTCGTTCAACTGCAAACTTAGTTGATTCCTGGTCATTCTATGAAAACGAACGTTGGCGTGGTCGCACAACTGACGCAGATAAATCGACGAAACGTACTGTACAAAACCTGCTGCCTTAAAGAGATTGGTCATGATTTTCAGATTCTCGGCACGCTTCTGAAGCTGATTTAAATCTTTCAGTAAATCTTCTTTTTTCTTAAATTCTTTTTCCAGTCTTTCAATTTCTGAACTGATTTTTACCACATTATTGTTGGCGTTTTTTAAATCATTTTCAGCAGTTGTAAACTGACTCTCTGCTGTAGCAAACTGTTCTTCATCAAAGGAAAAATCTTTGAGCTTGGCTTCCAGATCGGCAATTCCGTTTTTCAGAGTTTCAAATTGAATTCTGAATTGCTGAATTTGATTTCGTACTGCCTGAACATTTATTTCCTGAATTAAAATGTTTTGAACTGCAGGTAAATCAGAAAAATTGTTTTCAACTAAGGATTTCGTTAAAATGTTTTCATTTTCAAAAATCTCTTTTTCCAGTTCAGAAATTCGCTTTTCAACCTGATCAACAATCGTTTTCTGCTCAGCCAATTTTGGAGAAATCTCCTTTTCGTCTTTTACAAGCTGCTGATAGTCCCGCGCGGTTTCAAGATTAGATTGTGCGAGTTTTTTGTAAGTATCTTCAATCTCACCGCTTTCTTTTTCCCTGTAATCTGACCATTTTAAAATTTTCAAATTGGCTTCGCTGGTCTTGATTTGCTCCTCTTTTTTCGCTTCATCAAGTTTAAATTCTTCTAAAGCTTTTTTATATTTTTCCAAATGCCCGCGTTCTTTTTCCAGCGTTTTCTGCTGTTCGGAAATCTGTCTGTTCAGTTCTTCGGTCTGCTTTTCAATCTCAAAAGACTGCTGGCGTTTTTGCAGAAACTCGTTTTCATTTTGAGCATTAAAATCTGTCCACGAAAAGTTTATTCGGTGATTTTCAGTTTTAATTTTAATTTGATTTAAATTTTCCAGTTCAGCTTTCTGCTGTTCTTCAAAAATCTTTTTTCGGTCAAGAATCTTTTCAATTTCAGCAAGCTGCTTTTGATTAAAATCTTTCTTAATTTCAATTTGCTCAAGCTCTTTTTTAATTTGATTCAATTCAGCATTCACATCATCAAATTCCACAATATTTGGATGTTCCACCGCACCACAAAGCGGACAGGATTCTCCATCGTGCAGCTCTCCTGCAAAATGTGCGAGTTTCTGCTGAACTTCAAGCTGACTTTTCCGCTCCGAAAGTTTTTTTGCATCAGTTTCCAAAGCATCAAATTTAAGTCTAAAATCTTCTCTAAAAGTTTCGGTATTAATAGAGTAGGGAATAAGTTCAGCGTTCTGTTTCCCGATTTTATCCTGCAAATCTTCAATTTTTTCATTTTGATTTTTTGCTGATTCTGTCAAATTTTTCTGCGCCAAAAACCAGTTTCCAACATTCATTAAAATATGAGAATCTATTTTTTTAGGTTTTAAAATATCAACATGATCGGCAAGTTCCGTAATTTTTTTCTGAATTAAATTCTGTGCAGTTTCTACTTCTTTTACTTTATCGGAACCTTTTTCTGTTCTGATTTTTAAAGCTTGTATATCATTCGAAAATTCAAGCATTTTAAGAATCAAACCCAAATCATTTTCCTGAATTTTAGACTGATCCAAAGCTTCAAATTTAGGTAAAAGTGCAGCCAGTTTATTTTTGATGTCTTCAAATCTGGTTTCGGTTTCCTGCAATAATTTAGATTGATTTTCTTTGTTTTTCTGTTGCTCCAAAATTTCTTTCTGAAGCTTATTTTTCTCAGCAATTATCGGCGTGAAAATCCTGAATACTTTATCAAAAAGTTCCGTTTTGATTTCGAGTTCGTCAACTTCCGTTTTCTGTATACTGAGTTTTTCAAAATCAGATTTCTTCTGCTTCAGCGATTCAAAATCGGTTTTTAAATTTTTAAGTTGCTGGTATTTTTCTTCGATCTGTTTAAACTGAATTTTAAGCTCTTCAAATTTTTGCTGCTCCAGCTTCAGATGTTCTTTCTGCTCAGCAATCTGTTCCTCATTTACTTCTTCAAAACCTTTTAGCTGACCCTCCAGTTGGTCGAGTTCAGATTTATTTTTAGCATTTAAAACAGAGACATTATTCTGCAAATCAAACCGCTGAAGGCTGAAAATTTCCTTCATCATATTGGTGCGTTCTGTAGCTCCAAGTTCCAGAAATTCTTTAAACTGACCTTGCGGAATGATGATGGTCCGCTTAAAATTCGCATAACTCAATCCTACAATTTTTTCCGCATTGGAATGTTCCAAAGGTATCCACACGCCGTTGTTCCATTCGTAGAAAGTTACGGTTGGCGTTTTTACGTCCTCAAAATTTTTGGTATTTCTTCTGAATTCCCTTGTAGCGCGGTATTTTTTGTTTTCAAAATTGATGAAATCAAATTCTATATAGGATTTGTTTGATTTCAGATTCATCATGTTGTAGGCACGTTTGTCCCTTGAATTCAAACGCTCAGTTTCTCCGTACAGTGCAAAAGAAATGGCTTCCAGAATAGAAGACTTCCCTGAACCAACCGAGCCGAAAATCCCGAACAGACCGGCCTCCGTAAGATTTTCAAAATCGATTTTCTGACGTTCCTGATAAGAATACAGACCTTCTAAAGTCAATTGAATTGGAATCATAAAGATGATATTAAAATTTGAACCATTAAGTGATTGAAGAGGTTGAGCTGGGGTTAAGGTTTTGCACACAAAATTAAGATACGGTCTTAAGAAATTTATTTCGCTTATTCCGACTTAAAAACTCATTAACCTTAATGTTTTAAAAAATGTTTTAGATTATATTACTTTTCAGAAACGATTTCATTAAACAGATGAATCAAATCTTCATTGGCTTCCTGTCCGCCGTTTTTAGATTTAAAATAATCCTTAAACAACGCCTGAATATCCTGATTAAGATTGATTTCGCTCAGCTGATTTTCATTAAAATCCTGATTCTTCACTTTCGGAATCAAATGAACAATACCACCATGTGACTGATAAATCAGTTTTCTTTCTTCAGCTTTTAGAAAAGTTTCGCTTTCCAAAGTGAGTTCTACCAGCGCGTTTGGATTTTCCTGAAGCCATTCAATGGTTTTTTCTACAGAATCAAATGTTTTTCTGACTAAAGGTTTTCCGTTTTCCAGAGCAATTTTTTCAAATGAAACCGATTGATTGGGTTCCGCTTCAATGATGGAAACATATTTTTTCTGTCCGGCCTCACTGAAGCTGTAACAAAGCGGTGACGATGAGTAAACGACAGGTTTTTCCGCCGTTCCTATATTCTGAAAGCCGTGCAGGTGCCCCAAAGCTGTATACTGAATCTGATGCGGAATAATATCCGACCAAATCAGATCTGCATTCCCGATTTTAATAGGTTTTTCGCCATCAGGTTCTTCCAAAATAGGTGCGCCTTTTTTGTTCATATACAAATGTGTCATCAAAAGATTGACTCCATTTTCATCACAAAATTCATCGGCAATTTGCTTCCAGTTTTCTCTTAAAACATTGTTGAGCTCAACTTCTTTATTTTCTCCGAAATATTCTTTCAACCGGACTTCATTCGCATAAGGTGTATGCAAAATTCTGACAGGGAAATTTTGATTTTTAAATTCCAGTTCAATAAAACCGGCGGCAGTTTTGGAAATTTTAAAATGCTCCAATTCAAAAGGCTGAACTGTCGCTTTGGGATGACCTATTAAAATAATTCCGCATTCTCTCGCCAACGGATCGGGAGCGTCGATCAAACTGGGAGAATCATGATTTCCCGATATCGCGATAACTGGGCGTTTTCCATTTAAAGATAAGCGTTTCAAAGTTTTATAAAAAAGCTCGACAGCCTCAGTTGACGGATTGAAAGTGTCAAACAAATCTCCGGCGATTAAAACCAGATCAACATTATATTCATCAGCAATCTGAACGATTTCATTCATGACCAAAACCTGTTCTTCCAGTCGTGAAAAACGGTCTAGGCGTTTGCCTAAATGCCAGTCGGCGGTGTGGAGAATTTTCATAATATTTGAGATTCGTTTTCCTGTTCGGCAGCCAATTTTGCTTTAGTATTTTCGCGCATTTCCTTCAAGCGGTTTTTTCTTTTCGCTTCAGCCTCCTGAATCTTGCGTTTCTTATTGGCAATTTTCTTGTTATGAATTTTTTTATTGGCATCTGTATTTCTGCTCATCTCAATTTATTTTAGATAAATTTTTTGAAAATTGATTTAGCTAAATTAATCTATTCTTCAGAGAAAACTTTATTTCAAAGTGAATTTAGATGTTCGATTTTAATTTTATTGATTAGGTTTTGTCAATCAAATTTACATCAAACGTCATCAATTTATTTACGGTTTTACTCAATTCGAAAACATTTTTAATCTCGTTTTGAGATAACAAAGGTTTTAATTCAATAGAAGTGGCCTTTAGCCCGTTTGCGTCAAGAGATATACATTTGGCTTTAACCGACTCTGATCTTAAGTTTTGGCTAAAGCCTTTTTGTTGTCATCCATTTTTAACATCGGGCTAAAGCCCGACGCTATTGATTTAACCCTTTAATATTAAACTTACATCTTAGCTTGAATTCAGTTAATTTTTTAAAAATAACTCAACGTAGAATTAAAATAAACCTCCGTAGGTTTAAAATAATCCTGTTTGCGACTTCCGGAGTCTGCATTTTGTTTAAAACAACCCTGTTTGTAACAAAATGCAGTTGCAGTTGGTTTGCTTCAATGCTGTTTGTAACCAAATGCAGAATACTTTTGTTTAAAACAAGTCTGTTTGTAACAAAAGGCAGTTGCATGTGGTTTGTTTCAATACTGTTAATAACCAAATGCAATTTTGCACCATCAAACCTAACAGGTTTCTAAAACCTGTCAGGTTTAAAACAGTACAGTTCTTACAGATGAATTTGTAGCATGGAAACCTCACAGGTTTTCAAAACCTGTGAGGTTTAGATTAGGTTTACAATTGAAATATTTAACTTTACAACATTATGGAACAACAGTCAAAAGATCCTTTACACGGAAAACGCCTCGATACCATTCTTGAAGAACTGGTAGAATATTATCAGGGTTTTGAGGAATTGGGGAAACAGATCAATATCAAATGCTTTACAGATAACCCGAGTATCAACTCATCACTGAAGTTTTTGAGAAAAACAGATTGGGCAAGAGCAAAAGTTGAAAGTCTGTATCTCTATGTTTTGAGACAGAAGAAAAGAGAGGAGTCGAAAAATAAAAACTAGTATGTTGAGGATGATTCTTTACAGATATTTAATGATTCAATTCTTTCAAAAACAGTATATTTGTGCCGTTTAATCGTGAAAAAAAATTCACGCAAAAAAAGAAATATGACAATTGACAACAATCATGTGGTAGCTGTAAAGTATGTTCTTCACACTATCGAAGAGGATGGGAGCAAAATCCTTGTAGAAGAAACAACTGCAGAAAATCCGCTTACATTTTTATATGGTGTGGGAATGATGATTCCTAAATTTGAGCAAAATATCCACGGTTTGACGGCTGGTGATACTGCTGCTTTCGTGATTCAGCCTGAGGAAGCTTACGGTGAAAAACAGGAAGATGCGATCGCACAATTGCCAATCGATATGTTTGCTGAAGCTGGAATTCCACCAGTGGGAGCGATCTTGCCTTTGTCTGATAACGAAGGAAATAATTTTCAGGCATTCGTAGTGGAAGTGACACCTGAAGCTGTAATTGCTGACCTTAACCACCCAATGGCTGGGAAAGTTTTGGATTTTCAGGTTGAGATTTTAAATACGCGTCCTGCAACCGAAGAGGAATTATCTCACGGTCACGCTCATGATATCGACGGAAACGAGGCTCACTAAGAGTTTTCTATATAAAATTAAAATGTCCTGCAGAAATGCTGGACATTTTTTTTGACACATGAGTCACATTAGTTTTAGTTTTAAACTTTGAAAATATTTTAGAACACATGAGATTTGAAAATCAAAGATTTTCATTGTGTACACAATATAAGAATGTAGGATAATACTTACACTCACTTTAAAAATCTTTGATTTTTTCTCTAATGTGGTCTGGAAATGTTTTCAAACCAAGAAAAATCTCTGTGACTTATGTGTTAACAGTTTTTGTGGTTAAATAATCAGTCTAAAAATTCTCCTGAAACATAGTACCAGCGGTTTTGAATCATTTTAAATGTCGATAACTCATGATGGACATTTTTTTCTCCGTCTTCATCGGTGTAATATGCTTTGAACTCCACCTTATTCATCGATGGTTTACTGACGATTTCCAGTTTTGTCCATTCGTTGATTTCTCCCCATTCCTGCAGATCTTTGGTGTTGTGGAACTGTCTTTTGCTGGGCGAGGTGGTTTCCATTAAATATTTCCCATTTGGAATAGCAAATGCTGAAAACCTTGAACGCATCAAAGCTTCGGCGGTCGGAGCAAATTTTTCTCCGTTGTGATAAGGTTGGCAGCATTCTTCATACGATTTTCCGGAGCAGCATGGACAGTTCATTTTCTTTGATTTTCTTTTTAAAACACAAATGTACACGAATATTTTTTCACTAATAACACAAAGCATTGTTCAATAGGGACGGGCTTTAGCCCGTCTTAAATTTAATTAATTTGATTGGCTTTAGCCGAAACTTATATCTTGCTTTTATATTAACCGAAGAATCTTACGCACGAATCTGTGGAATCCGTGAAATCTGTGAGAATCAATTAGCGCACAGATTTCACAGATATACACAGATTTTATGCTCAAAATCAGCTGAATCAGCAAAATCAGCGAGAGCTAAATTTGAGATAATTCGTATAAAATTCGAGCAATTCGTATCAACAAAAAAAGCATCCAAATGAATGAATGCTTCCTAAAATTATTTAATAAAACCTCTGTTTCTCAACAACGGCTTAATATCCGGATCGTGTCC
It includes:
- a CDS encoding LLM class flavin-dependent oxidoreductase; this translates as MELGIGMFGDVSFDQKTGKYRDAGVKIREIIGQVKLMDEVGIDVLAMGEHHRADYAVSSPEMVLAAAASVTKNIKLASGVTVLSSSEPVKVYEDFATLDLISDGRAEIFVGRGSFIESFPLYGYSLNDYEQLFDEKLELLLKINSEENVSWSGKLRAPMQNQTVYPRAKNNGRLPIWRAVGGTPQSVLSAAKLGMPLVVAIIGGMPIQFKSLIEFYRQEYLKAGHPESEMQIAVHSHTFVSEDQKVIDEYFYTYKSQMDRIGKSRGWAPFSKMQYEGGRSEDGALFIGNSNQVADKINYIKEIFGITRFIGHMDVGDPADDVMRNSIELFGTEISKQVR
- a CDS encoding AAA family ATPase, which codes for MIPIQLTLEGLYSYQERQKIDFENLTEAGLFGIFGSVGSGKSSILEAISFALYGETERLNSRDKRAYNMMNLKSNKSYIEFDFINFENKKYRATREFRRNTKNFEDVKTPTVTFYEWNNGVWIPLEHSNAEKIVGLSYANFKRTIIIPQGQFKEFLELGATERTNMMKEIFSLQRFDLQNNVSVLNAKNKSELDQLEGQLKGFEEVNEEQIAEQKEHLKLEQQKFEELKIQFKQIEEKYQQLKNLKTDFESLKQKKSDFEKLSIQKTEVDELEIKTELFDKVFRIFTPIIAEKNKLQKEILEQQKNKENQSKLLQETETRFEDIKNKLAALLPKFEALDQSKIQENDLGLILKMLEFSNDIQALKIRTEKGSDKVKEVETAQNLIQKKITELADHVDILKPKKIDSHILMNVGNWFLAQKNLTESAKNQNEKIEDLQDKIGKQNAELIPYSINTETFREDFRLKFDALETDAKKLSERKSQLEVQQKLAHFAGELHDGESCPLCGAVEHPNIVEFDDVNAELNQIKKELEQIEIKKDFNQKQLAEIEKILDRKKIFEEQQKAELENLNQIKIKTENHRINFSWTDFNAQNENEFLQKRQQSFEIEKQTEELNRQISEQQKTLEKERGHLEKYKKALEEFKLDEAKKEEQIKTSEANLKILKWSDYREKESGEIEDTYKKLAQSNLETARDYQQLVKDEKEISPKLAEQKTIVDQVEKRISELEKEIFENENILTKSLVENNFSDLPAVQNILIQEINVQAVRNQIQQFRIQFETLKNGIADLEAKLKDFSFDEEQFATAESQFTTAENDLKNANNNVVKISSEIERLEKEFKKKEDLLKDLNQLQKRAENLKIMTNLFKAAGFVQYVSSIYLRQLCDHANVRFHRMTRNQLSLQLNENNDFEIIDYLNEGRSRSVKTLSGGQAFQVSLSLALALAESVQANAKSDRNFFFIDEGFGTQDLESVNIVFETLMNLQKENRIVGIISHVEELKEKIPVSLNITKDEERGSLIEVV
- a CDS encoding metallophosphoesterase family protein, which encodes MKILHTADWHLGKRLDRFSRLEEQVLVMNEIVQIADEYNVDLVLIAGDLFDTFNPSTEAVELFYKTLKRLSLNGKRPVIAISGNHDSPSLIDAPDPLARECGIILIGHPKATVQPFELEHFKISKTAAGFIELEFKNQNFPVRILHTPYANEVRLKEYFGENKEVELNNVLRENWKQIADEFCDENGVNLLMTHLYMNKKGAPILEEPDGEKPIKIGNADLIWSDIIPHQIQYTALGHLHGFQNIGTAEKPVVYSSSPLCYSFSEAGQKKYVSIIEAEPNQSVSFEKIALENGKPLVRKTFDSVEKTIEWLQENPNALVELTLESETFLKAEERKLIYQSHGGIVHLIPKVKNQDFNENQLSEINLNQDIQALFKDYFKSKNGGQEANEDLIHLFNEIVSEK
- a CDS encoding VF530 family protein, whose amino-acid sequence is MEQQSKDPLHGKRLDTILEELVEYYQGFEELGKQINIKCFTDNPSINSSLKFLRKTDWARAKVESLYLYVLRQKKREESKNKN
- a CDS encoding FKBP-type peptidyl-prolyl cis-trans isomerase, which encodes MTIDNNHVVAVKYVLHTIEEDGSKILVEETTAENPLTFLYGVGMMIPKFEQNIHGLTAGDTAAFVIQPEEAYGEKQEDAIAQLPIDMFAEAGIPPVGAILPLSDNEGNNFQAFVVEVTPEAVIADLNHPMAGKVLDFQVEILNTRPATEEELSHGHAHDIDGNEAH
- a CDS encoding YchJ family protein, whose amino-acid sequence is MNCPCCSGKSYEECCQPYHNGEKFAPTAEALMRSRFSAFAIPNGKYLMETTSPSKRQFHNTKDLQEWGEINEWTKLEIVSKPSMNKVEFKAYYTDEDGEKNVHHELSTFKMIQNRWYYVSGEFLD